The following coding sequences are from one Maniola hyperantus chromosome 7, iAphHyp1.2, whole genome shotgun sequence window:
- the p47 gene encoding NSFL1 cofactor p47: MAPSKEDILRQFCDVTGADESRCKFFLESSNWQLDVALSSFYEHGGNIEEADNEPAPPPPPIMHLSDSDMESPPQSPAKPQKKEKKKPTNPHFATLDSLHQESSSEEEGEAFYAGGSERSGQQILGPGKGRKDIVTEMFKSVRERGAVVFDEEQSSSSRGRGGVFSGTGYRLGQTADDHEQVTPGRTAGQQENQPRAVRLQLYREGFSVDGGPLRQYSDPDNAEFLGCIRRGEIPAELSGRGEVRLSLEDRRHEDCPRAASRHQAFSGKGQMLGSPTPATVGATVAVAASSDDGAANQRAAQEAVTLDESSPVTTVQFRLADGSRLTGRFNHTHTVADLIQYVSRAEPIYQLQPFVLLTSFPSTELSDRSATLAQANLLNTTLLQRLK; encoded by the exons ATGGCTCCGAGCAAGGAAGATATTTTGCGACAGTTTTGTGATGTTACCGGCGCTGATGAGAGCCGCTGCAAATTCTTCTTAGAATCTTCTAATTGGCAGCTCGAT GTAGCCCTGTCAAGTTTCTATGAGCACGGTGGTAACATAGAGGAAGCTGACAATGAGCctgcaccaccaccaccaccaatAATGCATCTGTCGGACAGTGACATGGAGTCCCCGCCGCAGTCACCTGCAAAGCCGCAGAAAAAGGAAAAGAAGAAGCCTACAAACCCACACTTTGCCACTTTGGACTCTTTGCATCAGGAGAGCTCCAGTGAAGAAGAAG GTGAAGCCTTCTATGCAGGGGGTTCAGAAAGGTCGGGACAACAGATACTGGGACCAGGGAAAGGTCGGAAGGATATTGTCACAGAAATGTTCAAGAGTGTTAGAGA ACGCGGCGCGGTAGTGTTTGACGAGGAGCAATCGTCATCGAGCCGCGGTCGAGGCGGGGTATTCAGTGGAACTGGATacagattag GTCAAACAGCGGATGACCATGAGCAGGTTACTCCAGGCAGGACGGCAGGACAACAG GAGAACCAGCCCCGCGCAGTCCGCCTGCAGCTGTACCGCGAGGGTTTCTCCGTGGACGGCGGCCCTCTACGTCAGTACTCAGACCCTGATAACGCGGAGTTTCTTGGCTGCATACGACGCGG GGAGATCCCAGCAGAGCTGTCGGGCAGAGGTGAGGTGCGGCTGAGCCTGGAGGACAGGCGACACGAGGACTGCCCGCGCGCCGCCTCGCGCCACCAGGCCTTCTCCGGGAAAGGGCAAATGCTCGGCAG TCCGACGCCGGCCACAGTGGGCGCCACAGTGGCGGTTGCGGCGTCGTCCGACGACGGCGCGGCCAACCAGCGCGCCGCGCAGGAAGCCGTCACACTGGACGAGAGCAGCCCCGTCACGACTGTGCAG TTCCGACTGGCCGATGGAAGTCGTCTCACGGGTCGGTTCAACCACACGCACACAGTCGCCGATCTCATACAATACGTGTCTCGAGCCGAGCCCATCTACCAACTCCAGCCCTTCGTGCTCCTGACCAGCTTCCCCAGCACTGAGCTATCGGACCGCTCCGCCACGCTAGCGCAGGCCAACCTTCTCAATACCACCCTATTGCAGCGGCTCAAGTAG